From the genome of Seriola aureovittata isolate HTS-2021-v1 ecotype China chromosome 18, ASM2101889v1, whole genome shotgun sequence:
CAACAGAAAGTAGATAAATCTAGGAGACACTGAGTAACACTGCTGCAGCATCTGGACTTGTTGTTGGTCTGGACTGACTCCTGCAGAGTAGGATTCAACTGGAAGAAACTACTAATGTTTCCATTTCATGACACCTTATACTTCTGTTTCAATACATtgcagagagaaatatttttcctttattccactacttttatctgacagctgtagttgTCTACAGACAAAacatatgatgcattgttactGCATTGCTGATgacacatgaatgcatcagtgATAATAACCTTATACCATAATATTTAATAGCGTAACACTCACATGGGCCTTTTTTTGAAACTGGATACTCTAACTGttgatactttaaatacattttgttgataCTACTTAAATACTTGTACCCAAGTAACATTTTCAATGCAGAGCTTGAACTTCCATTCCATAATCGAGTATTTCCACTCTGGGATATTGTTAATTTTACTGAACATGAAGTGTATCTTCCACCACTGGTTATGCCGCCTTGGAAAAACTGAATGCTGATATTTTTAGTCTCTAAACATGACCAGCAGATGGCATAAGTTGACATGTCACCtcatgaattaaataaatactttcaACATGTCTTCCAACACCTAGAATTGCACCCTTAGTTTGTATGACAGCCTTTCCTAACCTTTGATTTTTACAACACCTCTGTATTGCCACCTAAAATGACAACAGCTAAAGTTATAGTTAAGTTTATAATTAAGCCTCCTTTCTGATGCCTTTCATGTGATTTAAATCTACATACAAGAAACAGACAACCCATTTGGCAAAGGAATATAAAATATCAGGAAGAACATAACAGAACTTGTTATAATAATGTTATTTAAGatacatttcatatttcagaTGTTAAATTTTTTGCACCCATTCCATTTTAAAATCGCAacataaacattattttattctcAAGTGTCCAAAAGGAGGAGCATCTCATCCTCTCAGTGTGGTATAAGCTATAGTCAAACAAAGGTTGTTGTGTGAGGAAGCATTAAAATGGGAAGACTATTGAGACTCGTCCAGAAGTGtactgagaggaaaaggaagtgACAAAGTGGAGAGCCATCTCATGACTGGCTAGACCTCTGTTATGCTGATttagatgttttctttctgggGGAATCGATATCTTTATATATGTATAGAACAAGATCAGTTATAGTATACgaatacataaaataaacatgtgcCGATTTAAATGACtaagcacacaaacaaaaaaaaaaagggggcaaCATGATTCATATAATCCAATTtcgatactatgatgtttcatcgTCTATTTCTAATCCATCATAGCCTTGATGTTAAGGTAAAGGTATTAATACGTccaaaaagctttaaaaagctCAAAGGCTGATTGAAGTGTAACTCTGTGTTGAGTGTCTTTGCAGTTTTGGACAGGAAGAGCCagtttcctctctctggctgagCTCCTAACTTAGACTGAACATCAGGAAGCTCTGACGCCGTGAGATTCCAGGGTGTAATTTAGAGCCTGGCTATAAACATCCGCTTTGTATAAGCCATAGATAATCACTATATGACTCTGCAACTGCCCACTGTGTAAAGTAGTGATCACCCTTATACAGCACTAGATTTCAAAAGGTATTCAAAATAAAGACTAACATGAAGTGCAGaatgacttttaatgtgttaaaaaaatttaatcgatatacaataaaacaagacacttatttgaaaacaaatgttcattttgaatgttttttttttcaaaatcatcacataaaaatcatataaaaatgtctaaaaaaacaaaacattctttTCTTCTGTGGGTAAGATGCCACATGTGtccacctcttcttcctctgcagaaaGTGCAAaactttttattcttcatttgaAATTCAGCAACACAGGTAACAGGTGTTTACTTACAAATTTAGTGGACCCTGACCTTCACACTACAGCACAGGAGCGTGGTTCTCTGAAGGGGTTGCTGCCTGTGGGGACTCCGACCAGAAGGGCGTCTTTGCCTGCGTTCTGCAGACAGTACTGCTGGAGCTCTGCAGCTGCCTGAGACACCTGggttcacaaacacagatgtttgtttatgtgGTATCACTTTCTGATAAGTCACTCTTTGTGAAGGGTTTATATGCATTTATTAATGGATTTATAGATTTGGACCAAAGTCCCTATATAATCAGCCTTTTAACATGTACATCTGCCAACTTGATGGATTacaataagattttttttaatcaatgatttttaaaaatgtatttatgaatgCAGACAACATAAAGCATTCTATTGATGACTtgttaacattaacaacagcaaacaaGATGTTATTAGAAAGTGAGAAACCTGTGAGACTTTATTAATTACTTATTAACAATTATAAATGTAGACATGGTGActtattttacaatttattaATGACTCACTAATGCTTTTCACAACCTGGTGACAAAGTAATTCTTATTAATGGCTTAGTAAGTGCTTTACTCTTGCTCatacaaaatgaatattttctataaaatagaagcaaaacatcATAATGTAATGTGTTACACCTAATACAGTGGGGCAGTACTCATATTTagtcatgtaaaaaaaattaaataaatcaagaaaaaaaggTTAGTAAACCCAAAAACTGTAACACTCTTTAAAGATATCATCTtctgtttaatttcttttgctTTACCTTGATGCGCTCCACGCTGGCCTCAAGCTTCAGTTGTTCTACCAGCCGTCGCATGTTGGATAAATTAGAATTAGAGGTCATGTTGTTGGAAATTGTTTTGGAGAGAAGAATTCcttgataacaaaaaaaagtcccTTCAGTCTTTCAACACAGCCGTTGACTCCACTAATAGGCAGCAAAAGCTCAACAAGAAGGGAGTGGCCGGGTTTCTTTCCAAATGACCTGAGTCCTTTCTCTTGTAGAGACAAGGAAGCGCACTGACCTCCAcactttaaaactgttttagttgtttttttaaatgtgaaatgaaactgtAAGCTGCATTCAGATATATTTGACTTCCTACAATAATTCAGACACATTGGTTTTCTATAAATTTGCGGTCATTTTACTTTAGAACTTGTTTATCATTGCACATTAAACTCTTGTATACTTATACTTCACCAGGGCCGCGGGAAGATGTTTTAAATTGGGGGTGCTGTATTGAGAGGAGCATTTTAGCCCAACCTATACAATACaacccatacaaatacaacataggcctacaataatacacacacaccaaaaaaatagcagcagtaacaacagcagcagccaggtctATAAAAAAGGACTCTAATGCTATGGTACAATAATAGCTCACAACAATGCCAAACAACACATGTCCAAAAGCACATTGCGCACGTCACACAAGAACATATTCAAATACGCACATTTTTTCAACAAAGGTATATCAGTGTGATGTTCAAAGTAATTGACAGatgaatattaaactgctcggcggcagcttaAACCAAACAAtttaccttgagctgcagacaATGTGGTCCAGTAGTTATAATAATCCAAATGTGGCCTTCCACTCAGATGTTGTGGAAAGTCTCTCATCAGGGCATGGATGTCCAATGagttaaaaatgtcagtgtggacaTGCATCAGGTAGGAGGTAATTTGTCTCTCCTGggtattataatacatccaaGCTCCTGGGTCATGGTGTTGCGTAGCCATGTTTTCACTCGACGCAAGGCGGAGAAGTCCCGCTCGGGTGATGAGGCCACATAACTATGAGTTTTTCATCTACTGT
Proteins encoded in this window:
- the gng10 gene encoding guanine nucleotide-binding protein G(I)/G(S)/G(O) subunit gamma-10; this encodes MTSNSNLSNMRRLVEQLKLEASVERIKVSQAAAELQQYCLQNAGKDALLVGVPTGSNPFREPRSCAVV